TTGAATAGTAATTGTCCTTATACATATACTGGCTCAAGCAGTCGAAGAACTGGGCATCATCCTTGGCAAGGTACACACACAGGGCATGTACGGCCACGGACAAGAGCAGTATATAGACAAAGTGAAAATACATGACGAACATGAATGACACGATACCATTGAGGATAACGACGTTTCTCGGTGCACCCATAAAGAGAATTTCCTCTGTCAGTGAGTGAGCGATAAAAGGCAGGTTATACCAAGAAACAACCCCTTCCTGACCGTCCATGGTGGCCTCACATGAA
The Selenomonas sp. AB3002 DNA segment above includes these coding regions:
- a CDS encoding VirB3 family type IV secretion system protein; translated protein: SCEATMDGQEGVVSWYNLPFIAHSLTEEILFMGAPRNVVILNGIVSFMFVMYFHFVYILLLSVAVHALCVYLAKDDAQFFDCLSQYMYKDNYYST